In Edaphobacter aggregans, the sequence CTCCGCCGCATCGCCCGCAACGAGATCGACCCCCGCCGCGCCGGCCTCCTCCTCTACGGCCTGCAAATCGCCAGCACCAACCTACCCCGCGACCCCAAACCCACCCGCAACACCAAAGCCCCCTACGCACCCCAAGCCACCTCCATCGAAGACATCACCACCGACCCCGAGCAAGGCCTCCTCGCTCCTCAATCCGAGTACGACCAGGACACCGCCGCAGGCCGCCCCAAGAGCATCATGCGCCAACTCCTAGACCAGTTCGCCCAAGACCAACCCACCCAAGAACCCAAACCCGAAATCCTCCCCACCCTCCAAGCCACCGCAGAAAACCCACCAACATCGGTGTCATCCGCGCAAATCGGTGTTAAGCCTTTTCGCCTCCCATCCACGCGCATCCGAGTAAATCCGTGGTCGCCCCCGCACTCCGTTACAATCGCACCGTCGAGGTTTTCCAACCCATGTCGCTCCCAGCACTCATCGTCATCGCCATCATCATTCTCTACATCATCAACTCCATCAAAATCCTCAAAGAATACGAGCGGGGCGTCATCTTCCGCCTCGGCCGCATCTCGCCCGCCAAGGGCCCCGGCGTCATCCTCGTCTTCCGCCCGCTCGACCAGATCGTCCGCGTCTCGCTCCGTCAGGAAGCCATGGAGGTCCCGCCCCAGGACGTCATCACCAAGGACAACGTCACCCTCAAGGTGAACGCCGTTATCACCCTGCGCGTCATCGACCCCACCAAAGCCGTCATCGAGGTCACAAACTACATCTACCAGACCTCCCAGTTCGCCCAGACGACACTCCGCTCGGTCCTCGGCGAGGTCAACCTTGATGAACTCCTCGCCCACCGCGAGACCCTCAACCAGCGCATCCAGACCATCATCGACGGCCACACCGCGCCCTTCGGCGTAAAAGTCGTCTCCGTCGAAGTCAAGCAGGTCGACATGCCCGAATCCATGCTCCGCGCCATGGCCAAACAAGCCGAAGCCGAGCGCGAAGCCCGTGCCAAGATCATCCACGCCGAAGGCGAGTTCAACGCCGCCGCCAAGCTGGTCGACGCCGCCACTCTCATGGCCACCCAGCCCATGACCCTCCAACTCCGCTACCTCCAGACCCTCACCGAGATAGGTGTCGAGAAGAATACGACCATCGTCTTCCCTCTTCCAATGGAGCTCATGAACCTGTTGAATAAAACATTGACACCGGGCTCCGAGAAGTAAAAGAAAGTAGCAAGAGAGAGAAGAAGGAACGATCCGTGAACAGCCGCTACAACGAGGAACCCGACCTCCAAGACTACCAGGAGAGCACCGGCGAGCGCGAGATCTCCCTCAACACCGCCAC encodes:
- a CDS encoding slipin family protein; amino-acid sequence: MSLPALIVIAIIILYIINSIKILKEYERGVIFRLGRISPAKGPGVILVFRPLDQIVRVSLRQEAMEVPPQDVITKDNVTLKVNAVITLRVIDPTKAVIEVTNYIYQTSQFAQTTLRSVLGEVNLDELLAHRETLNQRIQTIIDGHTAPFGVKVVSVEVKQVDMPESMLRAMAKQAEAEREARAKIIHAEGEFNAAAKLVDAATLMATQPMTLQLRYLQTLTEIGVEKNTTIVFPLPMELMNLLNKTLTPGSEK